Proteins encoded within one genomic window of Rubritalea squalenifaciens DSM 18772:
- a CDS encoding trimeric intracellular cation channel family protein, with product MFYWWDIIGTFFFCVSGALAARQVKMDYLGMFLLALITGTGGGTLRSMMLGDTPPPIFRAPDYIVVSIVAVLAAILYERLWERYQREVSVVDALGLGLFACVGARAAGDAGLAWWGCMMMGMVTATFGGVIRDIIRNEVPLIFRKEIYATAALLGAGLMLWLDNLGVQPEVSVVLSALITAVIRLLAIRYAVHMKEDS from the coding sequence ATGTTTTATTGGTGGGACATTATCGGGACCTTCTTTTTCTGCGTGTCGGGGGCTTTGGCAGCGCGGCAGGTGAAGATGGATTACCTAGGGATGTTTTTGCTGGCCTTGATCACTGGTACAGGTGGAGGAACCTTAAGATCAATGATGCTGGGAGATACGCCTCCGCCTATCTTCCGGGCACCAGACTACATTGTAGTATCAATCGTGGCAGTGCTTGCGGCGATCCTCTATGAGCGTCTTTGGGAACGCTATCAGCGCGAGGTCAGTGTGGTGGATGCCTTGGGCTTGGGGTTGTTTGCCTGTGTTGGGGCTCGTGCTGCTGGTGATGCAGGCCTGGCCTGGTGGGGCTGTATGATGATGGGTATGGTGACGGCGACCTTTGGTGGTGTTATTCGAGACATTATCCGCAATGAGGTCCCGCTGATTTTTAGGAAAGAAATTTACGCCACTGCGGCCCTGTTAGGAGCAGGTTTGATGTTGTGGTTAGATAACCTAGGAGTGCAGCCGGAGGTGAGTGTGGTGCTCTCTGCGCTGATCACTGCTGTGATTCGTCTATTGGCTATTCGTTATGCCGTGCACATGAAAGAGGATAGCTAA
- a CDS encoding glycerol-3-phosphate dehydrogenase/oxidase codes for MPQDPRSTLISQAISPESWDVIVIGGGATGLSTAWDAASRGYRTALIESHDFSSATSSRSTKLVHGGVRYLQQGELSLVREALQERSLLLRNASEFCRPMRFAMPCHAPLARYYYRIGMWLYDALAGDQGIEPSELLSPKALMEHLPAYHRPGLQGGIAYTDGQFDDAELAIAFAQCINHTGNLAINYVKADKLIIKGGQARGVIARDMESLEAWEMKAKVVINATGIFADQLRKENKTWIHWRMRTSRGSHIVCPGNALGSDKALIIPKTQDGRVLFAIPWKDHTLIGTTDVPTEEPVQDPHPSQQEIDFIVEEAQRAFEFDPSTITSSWAGLRPLVSRAEVKKTSKLSRKHIIDVAPNGLISILGGKWTTCRRMAQDTIDEAIRLHQLSPKACRTHHLILTEHGATPPLSALDEMPDESQMTSLVQTAIQHSYARTPEDILARRLRLSFLDQKKAESWIPLVQTLIRRS; via the coding sequence ATGCCCCAAGACCCCAGATCCACTCTCATCTCACAGGCTATTTCCCCAGAATCATGGGACGTCATTGTCATCGGAGGTGGGGCGACCGGCCTATCCACGGCATGGGATGCCGCCTCCCGCGGTTACCGCACTGCGCTGATCGAGAGCCATGATTTCTCCTCCGCAACCTCCAGCCGCTCCACCAAACTGGTCCACGGCGGTGTGCGCTACCTTCAGCAAGGAGAGCTCTCACTGGTGCGAGAAGCTCTGCAGGAGCGAAGCCTCTTGCTGAGAAATGCTTCGGAGTTCTGCCGTCCCATGCGCTTCGCCATGCCCTGCCACGCTCCGCTCGCACGCTACTACTACCGTATTGGCATGTGGCTTTACGATGCCCTGGCCGGAGACCAAGGGATCGAGCCCTCCGAACTTCTCTCGCCTAAGGCCTTGATGGAGCACCTGCCCGCCTATCACCGTCCCGGCCTACAAGGTGGCATCGCCTACACCGACGGGCAATTCGATGACGCTGAGCTCGCCATTGCCTTCGCCCAGTGCATCAACCACACAGGCAACCTCGCGATCAACTATGTCAAAGCGGACAAGCTGATCATCAAAGGCGGCCAGGCCAGGGGCGTTATTGCCCGCGATATGGAATCTCTGGAGGCCTGGGAAATGAAAGCCAAGGTGGTCATCAACGCCACCGGCATCTTCGCCGACCAACTACGTAAGGAAAACAAGACCTGGATCCACTGGCGCATGCGCACCAGCCGCGGATCCCACATCGTCTGCCCAGGAAATGCCCTGGGTTCGGATAAGGCTCTCATCATTCCGAAGACCCAAGACGGCCGTGTGCTCTTTGCCATTCCCTGGAAAGACCACACCCTCATCGGCACCACGGACGTCCCCACAGAGGAGCCTGTGCAAGATCCTCATCCCTCCCAGCAAGAGATCGATTTCATTGTCGAGGAAGCCCAGCGCGCCTTTGAGTTTGATCCCTCCACCATCACCAGCAGCTGGGCAGGCCTACGCCCACTCGTCAGCCGGGCCGAGGTCAAGAAAACCAGCAAGCTCTCACGCAAGCACATCATCGATGTCGCCCCCAATGGACTGATCTCCATTCTCGGCGGGAAATGGACCACTTGCCGACGCATGGCTCAGGACACCATCGATGAAGCCATTCGCCTTCACCAATTATCCCCCAAAGCCTGCCGCACCCACCACCTCATCCTGACCGAGCACGGTGCGACCCCGCCTCTCAGCGCCCTGGATGAGATGCCTGATGAAAGCCAAATGACCAGTCTGGTGCAAACCGCAATCCAGCACAGCTACGCACGTACTCCAGAGGACATTTTAGCCCGCCGCTTACGCCTTTCCTTCCTGGATCAGAAAAAAGCTGAGTCTTGGATCCCTCTGGTTCAGACACTCATACGCAGGTCGTAA
- a CDS encoding LL-diaminopimelate aminotransferase: MASINDNFLKLKAGYLFPEIGRRVAAYAEANPDKASQLIRCGIGDVTEPLPLAVREAMHKAVDELGCRDTFRGYGPEQGYDFLRKAVADNAYAGLDISADDIFVSDGSKCDTGNILDIFGKGNTIAITDPVYPVYVDTNVMIGNTGEADESGRYEGLVYLECNAENNFVPAIPEEKVDIVYLCYPNNPTGASATREQLQAWVDYALKNDTIILYDAAYEAFIQDPDVPKSIYEIEGAKNCALEFRSFSKNGGFTGVRCGYIVIPETVTGTSSTGEKVAIKKLWSRRTSTKFNGASYPVQRGAEAVYSEEGKKQVQELITHYMGNAKLLREACTEIGLKVFGGENAPYVWVACPEGVTSWDMFDKMLEEANVVITPGSGFGAAGEGYFRISAFNSRANVEEVCRRLKTHLA, from the coding sequence ATGGCAAGTATCAACGACAATTTCCTGAAACTCAAAGCAGGTTACCTCTTCCCAGAAATCGGCCGTCGTGTGGCCGCTTACGCAGAGGCCAACCCGGACAAGGCATCCCAACTCATCCGCTGCGGCATCGGTGACGTTACTGAACCACTGCCACTCGCAGTCCGCGAAGCCATGCACAAGGCTGTGGACGAGCTAGGATGCCGTGACACCTTCCGCGGTTACGGTCCAGAGCAAGGCTACGACTTCCTGCGCAAGGCCGTGGCTGACAATGCTTACGCTGGTCTAGACATTTCCGCTGACGACATCTTCGTCTCCGACGGCTCCAAGTGTGACACAGGCAACATCCTCGATATCTTCGGCAAGGGCAACACCATCGCCATCACTGATCCAGTTTACCCGGTCTACGTAGACACCAATGTCATGATCGGCAACACTGGTGAAGCTGACGAATCTGGCCGCTACGAAGGCCTCGTCTACCTCGAGTGCAATGCTGAAAACAACTTCGTTCCAGCGATCCCTGAAGAGAAAGTAGACATCGTCTACCTCTGCTACCCGAACAACCCGACAGGTGCTTCAGCCACTCGCGAGCAGCTTCAGGCCTGGGTAGACTACGCACTGAAAAACGACACCATCATCCTCTACGATGCCGCCTACGAGGCATTCATTCAGGATCCTGACGTTCCTAAGTCTATCTACGAAATTGAAGGCGCCAAAAACTGTGCTCTTGAATTCCGCTCATTTTCCAAGAACGGTGGCTTCACAGGCGTACGCTGCGGCTACATCGTGATTCCTGAGACAGTGACTGGTACTTCCTCTACAGGTGAAAAAGTAGCCATCAAGAAGCTCTGGTCCCGCCGCACTTCCACCAAGTTCAACGGCGCTTCTTATCCAGTTCAGCGTGGTGCTGAAGCCGTCTACTCTGAAGAAGGCAAGAAGCAGGTACAGGAACTCATCACCCACTACATGGGCAACGCCAAACTTCTCCGCGAAGCTTGCACCGAAATCGGCCTCAAGGTCTTCGGTGGTGAGAACGCTCCATACGTCTGGGTAGCTTGCCCAGAGGGTGTAACATCCTGGGACATGTTCGACAAGATGCTCGAGGAAGCCAACGTGGTCATCACTCCAGGCTCCGGCTTCGGTGCTGCCGGCGAAGGCTACTTCCGTATCTCTGCGTTCAACTCACGCGCAAACGTTGAAGAGGTCTGCCGCAGACTCAAAACTCACCTTGCCTAA
- a CDS encoding tetratricopeptide repeat protein, with the protein MDSGTLNLLDILTERVQTLVDDGQWEEAYRAADAAVEKARRSLNGHDESSVLSLISSLEIKGDLLRQMGHLEDARLVYLEAMEELSALESSSEMMARLNASVGVIYDLAENDEEAIRFYERAVALHERQEFPNLLEIADITNNLGYIYRSLGDYDKAETLFLKALEICHNEVGDKHEKTATIFNNLGALYLKTGYDEQAYEMHRMALEIRLELFGKDHTETAQSYANLALALARMSQIKQSLECFDTAIHIYEHHLRQEPEEYAAVVDNYVEYLNAYGYFKEAEHARKRANKKLSKLKIAV; encoded by the coding sequence ATGGACTCAGGAACTTTAAATCTACTGGATATACTCACCGAAAGAGTACAGACACTCGTGGACGACGGACAGTGGGAAGAGGCCTACCGGGCAGCGGATGCAGCCGTGGAAAAAGCGAGACGCTCTCTGAATGGTCATGATGAGAGCAGTGTGTTGTCGTTGATATCAAGCCTTGAAATCAAGGGCGACCTATTGCGGCAAATGGGGCATCTGGAGGATGCACGGTTAGTTTACTTGGAAGCGATGGAGGAACTCAGTGCTTTGGAAAGTTCTTCTGAAATGATGGCCCGGCTCAATGCTAGCGTGGGGGTCATCTATGACCTTGCTGAGAATGATGAGGAGGCGATCCGCTTCTATGAGAGAGCGGTGGCTCTGCATGAGCGGCAGGAATTTCCAAACTTGTTAGAAATTGCTGATATTACTAATAACTTAGGCTATATCTACCGCAGCCTTGGAGACTATGATAAGGCCGAAACCCTCTTTTTGAAGGCGCTTGAAATCTGCCACAATGAAGTAGGGGACAAGCATGAAAAGACGGCGACCATCTTTAATAACCTTGGAGCCTTGTACCTGAAGACGGGTTACGATGAGCAGGCGTATGAGATGCACCGCATGGCACTCGAAATTCGGTTAGAGCTCTTCGGTAAGGACCATACGGAAACCGCCCAGTCCTATGCCAATTTAGCGCTCGCACTGGCTAGAATGTCCCAGATCAAGCAGTCACTTGAGTGCTTTGATACGGCCATTCACATCTATGAGCATCATCTCAGGCAGGAGCCCGAAGAGTACGCCGCGGTAGTGGATAACTACGTGGAGTACCTCAATGCCTACGGCTACTTCAAAGAAGCTGAGCATGCGAGGAAGCGTGCGAACAAGAAGCTCTCCAAACTCAAAATAGCAGTCTAA
- the recO gene encoding DNA repair protein RecO — protein MEQARGIILRLTKLTETSLIVTWCVEGYGLVKAVAKGARRPKSAFTGKLDLFHSAELQWTNSQRSELGTLGEVSAVTYREGLRKYYANVVCAAYFTALVEHVMEPGHGEDGIYDLLERGLNYLDQQEAEMRALLHFERELAKLLGVWSGKGRPEVALQMAFQKLPASRQQCVDLLSR, from the coding sequence ATGGAGCAGGCACGAGGAATCATTCTGAGATTAACCAAGCTCACGGAGACCAGTCTGATCGTGACTTGGTGCGTAGAGGGCTATGGTTTGGTCAAGGCGGTCGCGAAAGGAGCCCGCAGACCCAAGAGTGCCTTTACTGGGAAGCTGGACCTGTTTCATAGCGCGGAACTTCAGTGGACCAACAGCCAGCGTAGCGAGTTGGGCACGCTCGGTGAGGTGAGTGCGGTCACTTACCGGGAGGGTCTTCGAAAGTACTATGCGAATGTCGTTTGTGCAGCCTATTTTACAGCTCTTGTGGAGCATGTGATGGAGCCGGGACATGGAGAAGACGGGATTTATGATCTACTGGAGCGCGGGCTCAACTATCTGGATCAACAGGAAGCTGAGATGCGCGCATTACTGCATTTCGAGCGTGAATTGGCCAAGCTACTCGGTGTGTGGAGCGGGAAAGGTAGGCCGGAAGTGGCTCTGCAAATGGCTTTCCAGAAACTCCCGGCTAGCCGTCAGCAGTGTGTAGACTTGCTCTCTCGCTAA
- a CDS encoding LamG-like jellyroll fold domain-containing protein, whose translation MNYLTSTLVFCTLTASLTCSQAALIARYELNESSGGAFDSSGNGYDGTPANAGTGRIYSQPTVGAGTYGAINVSAGQAAAMGTSIDFGTDGSNFGNYNIGGAGQAAIDALLEPGTGGNRIDGTMTVMAWINLDNITGVQSIFSSVQGGGSDGWRFGTNGSGLRFTTLGAQDFNQSASLTAGTWYHVAVTVNNDDITFYLNGNEIGNTTATVNYIEEATGFEVKLGGKSTGAENMFGRMDEVKVYDTALTQGEIVLNAVPVPEPSTSGLFAVSFLGFLARRKR comes from the coding sequence ATGAATTATCTAACCTCCACTCTAGTATTTTGTACACTTACCGCCTCCCTGACCTGTTCACAGGCTGCTCTCATCGCCCGCTATGAACTCAATGAGTCATCCGGAGGCGCCTTCGACTCTTCCGGTAATGGCTATGACGGCACTCCGGCTAATGCTGGTACTGGCCGTATCTATAGCCAGCCGACTGTTGGGGCTGGCACCTATGGGGCAATCAATGTCTCCGCCGGCCAGGCAGCTGCGATGGGTACTTCGATTGATTTCGGAACCGATGGCAGCAATTTCGGAAACTACAATATTGGTGGGGCTGGACAAGCTGCCATTGATGCCCTCTTGGAGCCAGGAACCGGAGGTAACCGGATTGACGGGACCATGACGGTAATGGCTTGGATTAACCTCGATAACATCACGGGGGTGCAATCTATTTTTTCTAGTGTGCAGGGTGGGGGCAGTGATGGTTGGCGCTTCGGTACCAATGGCAGTGGTCTTCGGTTTACGACATTGGGCGCGCAGGATTTCAACCAGTCCGCATCCCTTACCGCAGGTACGTGGTATCACGTGGCTGTAACGGTCAATAATGACGATATAACTTTCTATTTAAACGGCAATGAGATCGGTAATACGACGGCCACCGTCAATTATATCGAGGAGGCGACCGGCTTTGAAGTAAAGCTGGGTGGCAAGTCGACAGGGGCAGAGAATATGTTTGGCCGAATGGATGAAGTGAAAGTTTACGACACGGCTCTGACTCAGGGAGAGATTGTCTTGAATGCAGTCCCTGTGCCTGAACCTTCGACTTCGGGACTGTTTGCAGTTTCATTCCTTGGATTTCTAGCTAGGCGAAAGCGCTAG
- a CDS encoding substrate-binding domain-containing protein, with protein MHRGILHYGRSRGWRVQLLQPHAWSLVRGMKPDGLISLMEPDDDTTGMTDYVLSLGVPHVDLSYNRPEVEVPRFLPDLEDGGRQAAEHLAMLGVSSLRCVQWGETIADELRMRGFLESAEEGNLPVECLHMRHCKKEPHQSLLNFMKSAPKPVGVFCSVDQYAGRVLDICLDEGWRVPEDVAILGFYNHEIDSALAEISLSSVDIDIEGRGYQAAQALGRMICGEEVPVEQNLVPIKGIVCRASTTSRMKDDRFVAGAQEYISSNLRKPLTVEELVGAVGMSRAALQRRFKRVLGHGVAAEIKAQKMAMAKRMLRQGDETATYISEELGYPDVTQFYRVFKRETGETVGQFRKRSR; from the coding sequence ATGCATCGAGGGATCCTGCACTATGGGAGATCCCGCGGCTGGAGGGTGCAGTTGTTGCAGCCTCATGCTTGGAGCCTCGTCAGGGGGATGAAGCCAGATGGACTCATCAGCCTGATGGAGCCTGATGACGATACGACAGGGATGACCGATTATGTGCTCTCCTTGGGTGTTCCCCATGTTGATTTGAGTTACAACCGTCCAGAAGTAGAGGTTCCCCGATTTCTCCCGGACTTGGAAGATGGCGGAAGACAGGCAGCAGAGCATTTGGCTATGCTGGGAGTGAGTAGTCTTCGGTGCGTGCAGTGGGGTGAGACCATAGCGGACGAGCTACGTATGCGGGGATTTCTTGAGTCAGCAGAGGAGGGCAATTTACCAGTGGAATGTCTCCATATGAGGCATTGTAAGAAGGAGCCTCATCAGAGTTTGCTGAACTTTATGAAGTCTGCTCCCAAGCCTGTGGGAGTGTTCTGCTCCGTTGACCAGTATGCAGGCCGAGTGCTGGATATTTGTCTGGATGAGGGATGGAGAGTGCCGGAGGATGTAGCTATCCTGGGCTTTTATAATCATGAGATTGATTCCGCCTTGGCTGAGATCTCGCTATCTTCCGTAGATATCGATATCGAGGGACGCGGGTACCAAGCCGCTCAAGCTCTGGGCCGGATGATCTGTGGAGAGGAAGTGCCTGTTGAACAAAATTTAGTGCCTATCAAAGGCATCGTCTGTAGGGCGAGTACCACTAGTAGGATGAAAGATGACAGGTTCGTGGCCGGAGCACAGGAATACATCAGCTCAAACCTGCGTAAACCACTCACCGTGGAAGAGCTGGTGGGAGCCGTGGGGATGTCACGTGCAGCCCTTCAGAGAAGGTTCAAGAGGGTTCTCGGACATGGTGTGGCTGCAGAAATAAAGGCGCAGAAAATGGCGATGGCGAAGCGGATGCTCAGACAGGGTGATGAGACGGCCACCTACATCAGTGAGGAACTAGGCTATCCGGATGTCACCCAGTTTTACCGTGTGTTTAAGCGGGAGACTGGTGAGACGGTGGGGCAGTTCCGTAAGAGAAGCCGATAG
- a CDS encoding PEP-CTERM sorting domain-containing protein: MKTHLPSIACAILLTGGANAAVTYAYDIDDVGAAGTLLSTDGWAGTDINNWITNNFNGNLYARNANDGDNTITRMNDGGFSYSIPASSTSVILEIDVRSGANFWTAGISNGTSTVLAIGSDFNQNNKFFIQDGGTRRYEAGTGATADSYNTLRLEFDLVNGTADLILNPESDNTLLIDDVALSTTGGDLAGADSLYIRTASRYAGPGEIRITAVPEPTSSALAALGLFGFCLRRRRA, encoded by the coding sequence ATGAAAACGCATTTACCCTCAATTGCCTGCGCTATCCTACTCACTGGTGGCGCAAACGCCGCCGTAACCTATGCCTATGACATCGATGATGTCGGTGCCGCCGGCACCCTCTTGTCGACCGACGGCTGGGCCGGCACAGACATCAACAACTGGATCACCAACAACTTTAACGGCAATCTCTACGCCAGAAACGCGAATGACGGTGATAACACCATTACCCGCATGAATGACGGAGGATTCTCCTATTCCATTCCCGCCAGCTCGACCTCAGTCATTCTAGAGATCGATGTACGTTCGGGAGCCAACTTCTGGACGGCAGGTATCTCCAATGGCACCTCCACCGTTCTTGCGATCGGCTCAGACTTCAACCAGAACAATAAGTTTTTCATCCAGGATGGAGGCACCAGGCGATACGAAGCCGGTACAGGCGCCACAGCAGATTCTTACAACACCCTGCGTCTGGAATTCGACTTGGTGAATGGCACGGCTGACCTCATCCTCAACCCAGAGAGCGACAATACTCTCCTCATCGATGACGTCGCCCTCTCCACCACTGGGGGTGATCTTGCGGGAGCTGACAGCCTCTATATCCGTACAGCCAGCCGCTACGCTGGCCCTGGTGAAATCAGAATCACCGCGGTTCCTGAGCCTACATCCTCCGCTTTGGCCGCACTTGGCCTCTTTGGCTTCTGCCTTAGAAGACGCCGGGCATAA
- a CDS encoding glycosyltransferase: MMTQRGTRLEVDGKFFRRGGERLFVNAVTYGPFPDPQPDHFAELRRVADAGFNTIRLYEAPNRQLLDAAQENGLMVMAGVSWEWYRLFLGGPNRTWLEEGRLNIRMALQEWGEHEAVVAFFVANEVPSDLARWMGPAQVKTALEDLIEEARRIAPWLLVGYANYPSSEYLEPGNADFTAFNIYLEERDKLAGYLPRLHHLAGDRPVLLTEFGLDTRRNAEEKQREALKWFYLEAVDAGMAGCTVFAWSDRWRIGEREEREWDFGLVRRDGSEKPALEVAGKPEGTDFEKPRISVIICVYNGEERIGAALESLRQVDYPDYEVIVVDDGSTDGTLEVVRSFDFVKLVQANHGGLSVARNAGAAAATGEILAYTDDDCEVDRGWLHWLARGYAEHGWDALGGPNIPPEPAFEDEAVVASAPGAPSHVMLSDELAEHIPGCNLTVRKAVFEALGGFRAAYLVAGDDVDFCWRLEEGGYKIGFEGAAFVWHRRRTTFYRYLKQQWGYGKAEAILKRDHPERFRGGVSAHWRGRVYTGEPMGVSDGSVIYFGAAGLSGYQQVEVGMMPRRALYTKFKSPRAELKLRVAEWLQPRLRHWARCFYTRSYGRLLKSLVPSIRLSSLISENGERIRELFYHALKQDDRVELLLRFQEAGWQHAEDTSPWDLKKGDVHLLFAMLKVGPDKWKLGVRICAPALEINYAQAEVEEILGPEVRTLE, translated from the coding sequence ATGATGACGCAGAGAGGGACACGGCTGGAAGTGGACGGGAAGTTTTTCCGCAGGGGCGGAGAGCGCCTGTTCGTGAATGCGGTGACCTATGGTCCCTTTCCTGATCCGCAGCCTGACCACTTCGCCGAACTGAGGCGTGTGGCGGATGCCGGCTTCAATACGATCCGCCTCTATGAGGCTCCCAATCGGCAGCTGCTGGATGCGGCTCAGGAGAATGGCTTGATGGTCATGGCAGGGGTGAGCTGGGAATGGTACCGCTTGTTTCTTGGTGGACCGAACCGTACGTGGCTGGAGGAAGGGCGGTTGAATATCCGTATGGCTCTGCAAGAGTGGGGGGAGCATGAGGCGGTGGTTGCGTTTTTTGTGGCAAATGAGGTGCCCTCGGATCTGGCACGGTGGATGGGGCCAGCTCAGGTCAAGACGGCCTTGGAGGATTTGATCGAGGAAGCCCGGAGGATTGCACCTTGGTTGTTGGTTGGGTATGCAAACTACCCAAGTTCCGAGTATCTGGAGCCGGGTAACGCGGATTTTACCGCATTTAATATATACCTGGAGGAGAGGGATAAGCTGGCAGGCTACTTGCCGAGATTGCATCATCTGGCCGGTGACCGACCAGTGCTCTTGACCGAGTTCGGGCTCGATACCCGGAGAAATGCAGAGGAGAAACAGCGAGAAGCGTTGAAGTGGTTTTACCTAGAGGCGGTGGATGCCGGTATGGCCGGGTGTACGGTGTTTGCCTGGAGTGACCGTTGGAGGATTGGTGAACGGGAGGAAAGGGAGTGGGATTTTGGCCTCGTTCGCAGGGACGGGAGTGAAAAGCCCGCTTTAGAAGTAGCTGGCAAGCCGGAAGGAACTGATTTCGAGAAGCCGAGAATTTCGGTCATCATTTGTGTTTATAATGGTGAGGAACGTATCGGTGCGGCGTTAGAGTCTCTCAGGCAGGTGGATTATCCAGACTATGAAGTGATTGTGGTGGACGATGGTTCCACGGACGGGACTTTGGAGGTCGTGCGGAGCTTTGATTTCGTGAAATTGGTGCAAGCGAATCACGGAGGCCTGAGTGTGGCTCGTAATGCCGGGGCCGCTGCGGCCACAGGGGAAATCCTAGCCTATACTGATGATGACTGCGAGGTTGACCGTGGTTGGCTACATTGGCTGGCACGTGGTTACGCGGAGCATGGTTGGGATGCACTCGGGGGACCCAATATCCCGCCAGAGCCAGCTTTTGAGGATGAGGCCGTGGTGGCCAGTGCCCCTGGAGCGCCAAGCCATGTGATGCTCAGCGATGAATTGGCCGAGCATATTCCAGGGTGTAATCTGACGGTGCGCAAGGCGGTGTTTGAGGCTCTTGGGGGGTTTCGTGCGGCCTACTTGGTGGCAGGTGATGATGTGGACTTCTGTTGGCGACTGGAGGAGGGTGGCTACAAGATAGGTTTCGAGGGGGCTGCTTTTGTGTGGCACCGTAGGAGAACGACTTTCTACCGCTATCTGAAACAGCAGTGGGGATATGGTAAAGCTGAGGCCATCCTTAAGCGTGATCATCCAGAGCGATTTCGAGGTGGGGTCAGCGCTCATTGGCGTGGACGGGTATACACAGGGGAGCCGATGGGGGTAAGTGATGGGAGTGTGATTTATTTTGGAGCCGCTGGGTTGTCTGGCTATCAGCAAGTGGAGGTTGGCATGATGCCGCGGCGTGCTTTGTATACGAAGTTTAAATCGCCACGTGCTGAACTTAAGTTGCGTGTGGCCGAGTGGTTACAGCCGCGTTTGAGGCATTGGGCTCGCTGTTTCTACACGCGGAGTTATGGACGCCTTCTGAAGAGTCTGGTGCCCAGTATTCGCCTCTCTTCACTCATTTCAGAGAATGGAGAGAGAATCAGAGAGTTGTTCTATCATGCCCTCAAGCAGGATGATCGTGTGGAGCTTCTGCTTCGGTTTCAGGAGGCGGGGTGGCAACATGCTGAGGATACCTCGCCCTGGGATTTGAAGAAGGGAGATGTGCATCTACTCTTTGCCATGCTCAAAGTCGGGCCTGACAAATGGAAGCTTGGTGTTCGCATCTGCGCTCCAGCATTGGAGATCAACTACGCGCAAGCCGAAGTGGAAGAGATTCTGGGGCCAGAGGTGAGGACTCTAGAGTAA
- the queA gene encoding tRNA preQ1(34) S-adenosylmethionine ribosyltransferase-isomerase QueA, which translates to MLRTDDFDYHLPEELIASQPLENRIGSRMLVLHRDTQTIEHRQFSDLHEYFTPEDLLVLNNTKVIPARVFSNDGKIELVVVDRQSATQWTCMVRPGKKMKPGRTVEVGESTGTVLETLPDGNRIIEWDKPVDLDTYGKLALPHYMGRDAEPEDRDRYQTTFAKEEGAIAAPTAGLHFTPDYLEKFPHTFLTLHVGIGTFRPVMAEFITDHKMHAERYYLSKESAKTINKAKSVTAVGTTVTRVLESLGRKQNLLTEAEGETDIFINPGFEFKQVDRLLTNFHLPKSTLIMLVSAFAGRDFTLRAYKEAVENRYRFFSYGDCMLIL; encoded by the coding sequence ATGCTTCGCACGGATGACTTCGACTACCACCTCCCCGAAGAGCTGATCGCCAGCCAACCGCTGGAAAACCGAATCGGCTCGCGCATGCTCGTACTGCACCGGGACACCCAGACCATCGAGCACCGCCAGTTCTCCGACCTTCATGAATACTTCACCCCTGAAGACCTCCTTGTGCTCAACAACACCAAGGTCATCCCTGCCCGCGTCTTCTCCAATGACGGCAAGATCGAACTCGTTGTCGTTGACCGCCAGTCCGCTACCCAGTGGACCTGCATGGTTCGCCCTGGTAAAAAGATGAAACCAGGCCGCACTGTGGAAGTCGGTGAGTCCACCGGTACCGTTCTCGAAACCCTGCCAGACGGCAACCGCATCATCGAGTGGGACAAACCGGTCGATCTGGATACCTATGGCAAGCTTGCCCTCCCTCATTACATGGGCCGCGATGCCGAACCTGAGGACCGTGACCGCTACCAGACCACTTTCGCTAAGGAAGAAGGCGCCATTGCCGCCCCCACAGCTGGACTCCACTTCACCCCTGACTACTTAGAGAAGTTTCCGCACACTTTCCTCACCCTTCACGTCGGCATCGGAACCTTCAGACCCGTTATGGCTGAATTCATTACCGACCACAAGATGCACGCTGAGCGCTACTACCTTTCCAAAGAATCGGCCAAAACCATCAACAAGGCAAAAAGTGTCACCGCCGTGGGTACTACGGTCACCCGCGTCCTGGAATCCCTTGGCAGAAAGCAGAACTTACTCACTGAGGCAGAAGGAGAAACAGACATCTTCATCAACCCTGGCTTTGAATTCAAACAAGTCGACAGACTGCTCACGAACTTCCACCTGCCCAAGTCCACGCTGATCATGTTAGTCTCTGCTTTTGCCGGGCGTGATTTTACACTCCGCGCCTATAAGGAAGCTGTCGAAAACCGTTACAGATTCTTTAGTTATGGAGACTGCATGCTGATCCTGTAA